Proteins co-encoded in one Acidovorax sp. 69 genomic window:
- a CDS encoding HD-GYP domain-containing protein: protein MNLVSLNIESIQLGHPLPFVLRGADGALLAQKGYVIRTREELAKMVGRGRELCVDTDESGGSHRAYLAQLQRMLIADTNLGEIAAMKMTAGEQAAAGRAGKTLPDWPELQLRATQLLRSPSPNDFGGRFQALHDELARHCAQTPDATLLALIYLSAQETRLYSATHSMLVSCVCMVVAREMLSWPSGRLQQLGHAALSMNIAMTELQDQLAQQTHPLTSVQIAAVEDHAARSEALLRHLGVADPMWLEAVRCHHHRSPGPLAKKTEAQQMARLLQRADIFGARLAPRAARWPMPVTAAMQASYYDEDHQVDEAGVALVKTLGVYPPGAFVRLASQEVGVVIRRGTTATTPRVAVVTNREGMPTGEPIPRDTGMPPWKVTGVVAFKDVRVKLSLDRLLQLV, encoded by the coding sequence ATGAACCTCGTCAGCCTGAACATCGAATCCATCCAGCTCGGCCACCCGTTGCCCTTTGTGCTGCGTGGGGCCGATGGGGCGCTGCTTGCGCAAAAAGGGTATGTCATTCGCACCCGGGAAGAACTGGCCAAAATGGTCGGGCGTGGGCGAGAGTTGTGCGTGGACACGGACGAGTCTGGCGGCAGCCACCGGGCCTACCTTGCGCAATTGCAGCGCATGCTGATCGCAGACACCAACCTGGGCGAGATTGCCGCGATGAAGATGACGGCAGGCGAGCAGGCCGCCGCAGGCCGTGCGGGCAAAACACTGCCCGACTGGCCCGAGCTGCAGCTACGGGCCACCCAGCTCCTGAGGTCGCCGTCGCCCAACGATTTCGGCGGGCGATTTCAGGCACTGCATGACGAGCTGGCGCGCCATTGCGCACAGACGCCCGACGCTACGTTGCTGGCCCTGATTTACTTGTCGGCGCAGGAAACCCGCCTGTACAGCGCCACCCACTCCATGCTGGTGAGCTGCGTGTGCATGGTGGTGGCGCGCGAGATGCTGAGCTGGCCCAGTGGGCGGCTGCAGCAGCTGGGGCATGCGGCCCTCAGCATGAACATCGCGATGACCGAGCTGCAGGACCAGCTGGCGCAGCAGACCCATCCGCTGACCTCCGTGCAGATTGCTGCCGTGGAAGACCATGCTGCGCGGTCCGAGGCATTGCTGCGCCACCTGGGCGTGGCTGACCCGATGTGGCTGGAGGCGGTGCGCTGCCACCACCATCGCTCTCCAGGCCCGCTGGCCAAGAAGACCGAAGCCCAGCAAATGGCGCGCCTGCTGCAACGCGCCGATATCTTCGGGGCCCGGCTGGCTCCGCGTGCGGCCCGATGGCCGATGCCGGTCACCGCTGCCATGCAGGCCAGCTACTACGACGAGGACCACCAGGTGGACGAAGCTGGCGTGGCACTGGTCAAGACGCTGGGTGTGTACCCCCCCGGAGCCTTTGTGCGGCTGGCCAGCCAGGAGGTGGGGGTGGTCATCCGCCGGGGCACCACGGCCACTACACCCCGCGTGGCTGTCGTGACCAACCGCGAGGGCATGCCCACGGGCGAGCCCATCCCGCGCGACACTGGCATGCCGCCGTGGAAAGTCACCGGCGTGGTGGCCTTCAAGGACGTGCGCGTCAAGCTCTCTCTGGATCGGCTGCTCCAGCTGGTCTGA
- a CDS encoding efflux RND transporter permease subunit, whose product MNVSTWSIKNPIPALMLFVLLTFGGLLSFNAMKVQNFPDIDLPTISVTVALPGASPAQLENDVARKIENSIATLQDLKHIYTKVQDGGATITAEFRLEKPTQEALDDVRSAVARVRGDLPGDVRDPIVTKMDLAAQPVLAFTIASSRMDDEALSWFVDDAVAKKLLTVRGVGAVNRVGGVDRQVHVALDPVKLQALGATAADVSRQLRLVQQESAGGRTDLGGSEQPVRTLATVQSAQELAGLTLALSDGRHVRLDQVATVTDTIAEPRALAMLNGKPVVGFEVARSKGASEVEVGAAVQAALKDMRAQHPDLTITEAFNFVQPVQEEYDGSMHLLYEGALLAVLVVWLFLRDWRATFVSAVALPLSVIPAFIGMHLLGFSINVITLLALSLVVGILVDDAIVEVENIVRHLRMGKSPYQAAMEAADEIGLAVVATTFTLIAVFLPTAFMSGIAGKFFKQFGWTASLAVFASLVVARLLTPMMAAYILKPLVGDHKDPRWMTVYLRWAAWCVKHRWMTFVATAAFFIGSLALIPLLPTGFIPPDDNSQTQVYLELPPGATLARTRAVAEDARERIAKVPHVQSVYTTIGGGSAGGDPFMGSANAETRKATLTILLADRGDRPRKQGIENQIRAALETLPGVRSKVGLGGSGEKYVLVLTGDDPQALTSAALAVEKDLRTIPGLGSVSSTASLVRSEIAVRPDFARAADLGVTSSAIAETLRIATVGDYDVSLPKLNLASRQVPIVVKLQDDARKDLSLLERLPVQGSKGPVMLGQVATLEFSGGPAVVDRYDRARNVNFEIELSGQPLGDVTKAVEALPSIKNLPPGVRQITIGDAEMMGELFASFGLAMLTGVLCIYIVLVLLFKDFLHPVTILAALPLSLGGAFVGLLIAQKSFSMPSLIGLIMLMGIATKNSILLVEYAILARREHGMTRFEALIDACHKRARPIIMTTLAMGAGMLPIAIGVGAADASFRSPMAVAVIGGLITSTLLSLLVIPAVFTGVDDLGQWFGRTLRRLRGAHPAHPPAAAQTPPSVQ is encoded by the coding sequence ATGAATGTATCCACCTGGTCCATCAAGAACCCCATCCCGGCGCTGATGCTGTTTGTGCTGCTGACCTTTGGCGGCCTGCTGTCGTTCAACGCCATGAAAGTGCAGAACTTTCCCGACATCGACCTGCCCACGATCTCCGTGACTGTGGCGCTGCCGGGCGCGTCGCCCGCGCAGCTCGAAAACGACGTGGCGCGCAAGATCGAGAACAGCATCGCCACGCTGCAGGATCTGAAACATATCTACACCAAGGTGCAGGACGGCGGCGCCACCATCACCGCCGAGTTCCGGCTGGAGAAGCCCACGCAAGAGGCGCTCGATGATGTGCGCTCTGCCGTGGCCCGCGTGCGCGGCGACCTGCCGGGGGACGTGCGCGATCCCATCGTGACCAAGATGGACCTGGCGGCGCAGCCGGTGCTGGCCTTCACCATCGCGTCAAGCCGGATGGATGACGAGGCGCTGTCGTGGTTTGTGGACGATGCCGTGGCCAAAAAGCTGCTCACTGTGCGTGGCGTAGGGGCCGTCAACCGCGTGGGTGGTGTGGACCGGCAAGTGCATGTGGCGCTAGACCCGGTCAAGCTGCAGGCCCTGGGCGCTACGGCGGCCGATGTGTCGCGCCAGTTGCGCCTGGTGCAGCAAGAGAGTGCAGGTGGTCGCACGGACCTGGGCGGCAGTGAGCAGCCCGTGCGCACGCTGGCCACCGTGCAGTCGGCACAGGAGCTCGCGGGCCTCACGCTGGCCTTGTCGGATGGTCGCCACGTGCGGCTCGATCAGGTGGCCACGGTGACGGACACGATTGCAGAGCCACGCGCGCTGGCCATGCTCAACGGCAAGCCGGTGGTGGGCTTTGAGGTGGCGCGCAGCAAGGGCGCCAGCGAGGTGGAGGTGGGCGCAGCCGTGCAGGCGGCCCTGAAGGACATGCGGGCCCAGCACCCGGACCTCACGATCACCGAGGCCTTCAACTTTGTGCAGCCGGTGCAGGAGGAGTACGACGGCTCCATGCACCTGCTTTATGAAGGTGCGCTGCTGGCTGTGCTGGTGGTGTGGCTGTTCTTGCGCGACTGGCGCGCAACCTTTGTGTCGGCCGTGGCGCTGCCTCTGTCGGTCATCCCCGCGTTTATCGGCATGCACCTGCTGGGCTTTTCGATCAACGTGATCACGCTGCTGGCGCTGTCGCTGGTCGTGGGCATCCTGGTGGATGACGCCATCGTGGAGGTCGAGAACATCGTGCGCCACCTGCGCATGGGCAAGTCACCGTACCAGGCGGCCATGGAGGCGGCGGACGAAATTGGCCTGGCCGTGGTGGCCACCACGTTCACACTGATTGCGGTGTTTCTGCCCACGGCCTTCATGAGCGGCATCGCAGGCAAGTTCTTCAAGCAGTTTGGCTGGACGGCGTCGCTCGCAGTGTTTGCCAGCCTGGTGGTGGCGCGCCTTCTCACGCCCATGATGGCGGCCTATATTTTGAAGCCCCTCGTGGGCGATCACAAGGACCCGCGCTGGATGACGGTGTACCTGCGCTGGGCCGCGTGGTGCGTCAAGCACCGATGGATGACCTTTGTGGCCACCGCAGCGTTCTTCATCGGCTCGCTGGCACTGATCCCGCTGCTGCCCACAGGCTTCATACCGCCGGACGACAACTCGCAGACCCAGGTGTACCTGGAGCTGCCGCCCGGCGCAACGCTCGCCCGAACGCGCGCCGTGGCCGAAGATGCGCGCGAACGCATCGCCAAGGTGCCGCATGTGCAAAGCGTGTACACGACCATCGGCGGTGGATCGGCCGGGGGCGACCCCTTCATGGGCAGCGCCAATGCCGAGACGCGCAAGGCCACGCTCACCATTTTGCTGGCCGACCGGGGCGATCGCCCGCGCAAGCAGGGCATCGAAAACCAGATCCGCGCCGCGCTGGAAACCCTGCCTGGCGTGCGCAGCAAGGTGGGCCTGGGCGGATCGGGCGAAAAGTATGTGCTGGTGCTCACGGGCGATGACCCGCAGGCGTTGACCAGCGCGGCCCTCGCGGTCGAGAAAGACCTGCGCACCATCCCGGGACTGGGCAGTGTGTCGTCCACCGCCAGCCTGGTGCGGTCCGAGATCGCGGTGCGCCCCGACTTCGCGCGCGCTGCCGACCTGGGCGTGACCAGCAGTGCCATTGCCGAAACCCTGCGCATCGCCACCGTGGGCGACTACGACGTGTCGCTGCCCAAGCTCAACCTCGCGTCCCGCCAGGTGCCCATCGTGGTCAAGCTGCAGGACGATGCCCGCAAGGACCTGTCGCTGCTGGAGCGCCTGCCGGTGCAGGGCAGCAAGGGACCGGTCATGCTCGGGCAGGTGGCCACGCTGGAGTTCAGTGGTGGACCGGCTGTGGTCGACCGGTATGACCGTGCACGCAACGTGAACTTCGAGATCGAGTTGTCGGGCCAGCCGCTGGGCGATGTCACGAAGGCCGTCGAGGCGCTGCCGTCCATCAAGAACCTGCCACCCGGCGTGCGCCAGATCACCATCGGCGATGCGGAGATGATGGGCGAGCTGTTCGCCAGCTTCGGCCTGGCTATGCTCACCGGTGTGTTGTGTATCTACATCGTGCTGGTGCTGCTGTTCAAGGACTTTTTGCACCCCGTCACCATTCTGGCGGCGCTGCCACTGTCGCTGGGCGGGGCGTTTGTGGGGCTGCTGATTGCGCAAAAGAGCTTCTCGATGCCCTCGCTGATCGGTCTCATCATGCTCATGGGCATTGCGACCAAGAACTCCATCCTGCTGGTGGAGTACGCCATCCTGGCGCGGCGCGAGCATGGCATGACCCGCTTCGAGGCGTTGATCGATGCGTGCCACAAGCGCGCACGCCCGATCATCATGACCACGCTGGCCATGGGCGCGGGCATGCTGCCCATTGCCATCGGCGTGGGTGCTGCCGATGCCAGTTTCCGTTCACCGATGGCCGTGGCCGTGATCGGGGGGCTCATCACCTCGACGCTGCTGAGCCTGCTAGTGATCCCGGCGGTATTCACCGGAGTGGATGACCTGGGGCAATGGTTCGGGCGCACCCTGCGCAGGCTTCGGGGTGCGCACCCAGCACACCCGCCAGCTGCTGCTCAAACACCGCCATCAGTGCAATGA
- a CDS encoding efflux RND transporter periplasmic adaptor subunit, translating to MPYFKLSPTAFAVIAACVLATGGALVFSGASRAADEPKTGQPRPALTVSTAQPQRTSVPVHLAANGNVAAWQEASIGAESNGLRLTEVRVNVGDVVKAGQVLATFSAETVQADVAQVRASLLEAQANAAEATANADRARSLQATGALSQQQIQQYTTAEKTAQARVEAAKATLNAQQLRLKYTQVVAPDSGVISARTATVGAVVGAGTELFRMVRKGRLEWRAEVTSTELRRIQPGARVSVTAASGAVAEGTVRMVAPTVDPQTRNVLVYVDLPLHGDFRAGMFARGEFALGSSDALTVPQEALVVRDGFSYVFVVGADQRVQMRKVQTGRRVADRVEVLSGVDANAPVAVRGAGFLNDGDLVRVAAPAAAPEAGKQSAGEHLQQKVPVALLNQAPLAIK from the coding sequence ATGCCCTATTTCAAGCTCTCTCCCACCGCCTTCGCCGTGATCGCCGCCTGTGTGCTGGCCACGGGGGGCGCCCTGGTTTTCTCGGGCGCATCGCGCGCCGCCGATGAGCCCAAAACAGGCCAGCCCCGCCCCGCACTCACGGTGAGCACGGCACAGCCCCAGCGCACCTCGGTGCCGGTACACCTGGCCGCCAATGGCAATGTGGCCGCGTGGCAAGAGGCCAGCATCGGCGCTGAAAGCAACGGCCTGCGCCTGACCGAGGTGCGCGTGAACGTGGGCGATGTGGTCAAGGCAGGCCAGGTGCTGGCAACCTTCTCTGCCGAAACGGTGCAGGCCGATGTGGCCCAGGTGCGCGCCAGCCTGCTCGAAGCCCAGGCCAACGCAGCCGAAGCCACTGCCAATGCAGACCGTGCCCGCTCGCTGCAGGCCACAGGCGCACTGAGCCAGCAACAGATCCAGCAATACACCACGGCCGAGAAGACTGCGCAGGCGCGCGTGGAGGCGGCCAAGGCCACGCTCAACGCACAGCAGCTGCGCTTGAAATACACGCAGGTCGTAGCGCCCGACAGCGGCGTGATCTCGGCGCGCACAGCCACCGTGGGTGCGGTAGTGGGGGCCGGTACCGAACTGTTTCGCATGGTGCGCAAAGGGCGCCTGGAGTGGCGTGCCGAGGTCACGTCCACCGAGCTGCGCCGCATCCAGCCGGGCGCCAGGGTCAGCGTGACGGCAGCCAGCGGCGCGGTGGCCGAAGGCACCGTGCGCATGGTCGCTCCCACGGTGGACCCGCAGACGCGCAATGTCCTGGTCTATGTAGACCTGCCGCTCCACGGTGATTTCCGTGCCGGGATGTTCGCGCGCGGTGAGTTCGCGCTGGGCAGCAGCGATGCGCTCACCGTGCCGCAGGAGGCGCTGGTGGTGCGCGACGGGTTCTCTTACGTCTTCGTGGTGGGTGCCGACCAGCGGGTGCAGATGCGCAAGGTTCAGACCGGCCGCCGCGTGGCCGACCGCGTGGAGGTGCTGTCGGGCGTGGACGCCAACGCCCCGGTGGCCGTGCGCGGCGCAGGCTTTTTGAACGACGGCGACCTGGTGCGCGTGGCGGCCCCTGCAGCGGCGCCAGAGGCTGGCAAGCAGTCAGCTGGCGAGCATTTGCAGCAAAAAGTGCCTGTAGCGCTTTTGAATCAAGCGCCATTAGCTATCAAATAA
- a CDS encoding efflux transporter outer membrane subunit yields MTLSKARLILTACLPFALGACAVTAPPAQVQATPPLVWQASLPHQGSLADMAQWWTQLGDPVLVELIDAAQAISPGLAQAQSRIAQARATQVASRAALLPSVDAQASASRGFNEQLAGIATTAQTGLQASWELDLFGANRATRTAAEERLAGAQALWHEARVSVAAEVAQQTSSLRTCLAQLRVAERDAQSRSETSRLSGLSERAGFTAPATAALASASAAEAQARVSQQRMLCDVEVKTLVALTGWEERALRSRLSTPAPAAPDTLFAIAALPAQVLAQRPDVYSAEREMAAASAEVGSAQAQRYPRLSLSGTVGAAWVRSGGVTTDLSTWTLGPLALSVPLFDGGRRVAQVDAAQARYDEATSLYRAKVRQAVSEVEQALVRLQSTGERNASARAAAEGYRTSFDATEARWRGGLASLVELEDARRTSLAAENALIALQHERQVAWVALYRAAGGGWAPQVPTPPHAASANPLAAVTAAR; encoded by the coding sequence ATGACGCTGAGCAAAGCCCGCCTCATCCTAACCGCCTGCCTGCCTTTTGCGCTGGGGGCATGTGCCGTCACAGCCCCTCCGGCGCAAGTGCAGGCAACCCCGCCCCTGGTGTGGCAAGCCTCCTTGCCACACCAGGGTTCACTGGCTGACATGGCCCAGTGGTGGACGCAGCTCGGCGACCCGGTGCTGGTGGAACTGATCGATGCGGCGCAGGCTATCAGCCCCGGCCTGGCTCAGGCCCAGTCGCGCATCGCGCAGGCCCGCGCAACGCAGGTTGCGAGCCGCGCTGCGCTGCTGCCGTCGGTCGACGCACAGGCCAGTGCCAGCCGCGGGTTCAACGAACAACTGGCTGGCATCGCCACCACCGCGCAGACAGGACTGCAGGCCAGCTGGGAGCTGGATCTGTTCGGTGCCAACCGGGCGACCCGGACTGCGGCCGAAGAGCGCCTGGCGGGCGCGCAGGCGCTGTGGCACGAGGCCCGCGTCAGTGTGGCCGCCGAAGTGGCACAACAGACCAGCAGCCTGCGCACCTGCCTCGCACAATTGCGCGTGGCCGAACGCGATGCCCAGTCACGCAGTGAGACTTCGCGGCTGTCGGGCCTGAGTGAACGCGCCGGTTTCACCGCACCCGCCACTGCAGCTCTCGCCAGCGCGAGCGCGGCTGAAGCACAGGCCCGTGTCTCGCAGCAACGCATGTTGTGCGACGTGGAGGTCAAGACCCTGGTAGCGCTCACAGGGTGGGAAGAGCGTGCGCTTCGCTCGCGCCTTTCCACGCCAGCGCCCGCAGCACCCGACACGCTGTTTGCGATTGCCGCCTTGCCCGCACAGGTGCTGGCCCAGCGCCCCGACGTCTACAGCGCCGAGCGCGAAATGGCCGCCGCCAGTGCTGAGGTGGGCAGCGCGCAGGCCCAGCGCTACCCGCGCCTGTCGCTCAGCGGAACGGTGGGCGCAGCATGGGTGCGCAGCGGCGGCGTGACAACCGACCTGAGCACCTGGACCCTGGGCCCGCTGGCGCTCAGCGTGCCGCTGTTCGACGGGGGCCGCCGCGTAGCGCAGGTCGATGCGGCACAGGCACGTTATGACGAGGCCACGTCGCTGTACCGCGCCAAGGTGCGCCAGGCTGTGAGCGAAGTCGAACAGGCGCTGGTGCGGCTGCAGAGCACTGGTGAACGCAATGCCAGCGCGCGGGCTGCGGCAGAGGGCTACCGCACCTCGTTCGATGCGACCGAAGCGCGCTGGCGTGGCGGGCTGGCCAGTCTGGTCGAGCTCGAGGACGCCCGGCGCACCTCGCTGGCGGCCGAAAACGCACTGATCGCCCTGCAGCACGAACGCCAGGTAGCCTGGGTCGCGTTGTACCGGGCCGCTGGCGGTGGGTGGGCGCCGCAGGTGCCGACGCCACCACATGCCGCTTCGGCCAACCCACTGGCCGCGGTCACCGCCGCACGCTGA
- a CDS encoding TetR/AcrR family transcriptional regulator gives MSSGAHSVPAAQRTARSDGEDTRVRLLRAALQLFSEKGFAQTSVRAIAEAAGTNVAAIAYHFGDKARLYTATFYEPFGSGSDLIPVFADPALSLSQALAAYFGGFLEPLKHDDLVTQSLRLHVRELLDPTHVWPELIERECRAPHLALIQVLCRHMSVAQVDDDMHRLAFSLAGLIMQMWTQRDPLQAIAPQLASSAAVDPWVERLTGYALSMVQGEITRRQAPQRPVRRASRTSHKESNA, from the coding sequence ATGAGTTCTGGCGCCCATTCCGTTCCCGCAGCCCAACGCACCGCCCGCAGCGATGGCGAAGATACACGCGTTCGCCTGCTGCGCGCAGCGCTACAGCTCTTCTCCGAAAAAGGCTTTGCACAGACCTCTGTGCGGGCCATCGCCGAGGCCGCTGGCACCAACGTGGCGGCCATCGCCTACCATTTTGGCGACAAGGCTCGCCTGTATACGGCGACGTTCTACGAGCCCTTTGGCAGCGGCAGCGACCTGATTCCGGTGTTTGCCGATCCTGCCCTGAGCCTGTCGCAGGCACTGGCCGCCTATTTCGGGGGTTTTCTGGAGCCCCTCAAGCACGACGACCTCGTGACCCAATCGCTGCGTCTGCATGTGCGCGAGCTGTTGGACCCGACCCATGTGTGGCCTGAACTCATCGAGCGTGAATGCCGCGCCCCGCACTTGGCCCTGATACAGGTGTTATGCCGACACATGAGTGTGGCCCAGGTGGATGACGACATGCACCGGCTCGCGTTCTCTCTCGCCGGGCTGATCATGCAGATGTGGACGCAGCGGGATCCGCTCCAGGCCATCGCACCGCAGCTTGCAAGCTCTGCAGCTGTCGATCCGTGGGTAGAGCGGCTGACCGGCTATGCCCTGAGCATGGTGCAGGGCGAGATCACCCGGCGACAGGCCCCACAACGGCCTGTGCGCCGCGCTTCCAGGACTTCGCACAAGGAATCCAACGCATGA
- the glnE gene encoding bifunctional [glutamate--ammonia ligase]-adenylyl-L-tyrosine phosphorylase/[glutamate--ammonia-ligase] adenylyltransferase, producing the protein MQPSSSDPRCNQPIPDGPLAEHSRFYQRLHRRYANDLALLPPGTPVLATMEQAYDALIARGCDTGTALRMLRQLVMERIIQLDCETQAPLSGITRAVTELAELALDRACRQARRELDERHGAPCGPEGQAVQLWIIGMGKLGARELNVSSDIDLIYVYEHDGETAGMADGRGRISNHEYFARAVKAIYGLVGDTTEHGFVFRVDLALRPNGNSGPASVSLAALEEYLQLHGREWERFAWLKSRVVAPRDCIGSPEVQALRGVVLPFVFRRYLDYSVFDALRSLHSQIRDHAAKRSAGHPERANDVKLSRGGIREIEFTVQLLQVVRGGQFPELRRRPTLDALQRLAHAGLMPQETADALARAYVFLRRVEHRIQYLDDQQTHVLPTRDDDLAWIAHTLGFKDCCAFLHELDAHRELVAQEFDTLLGGNGKKQCNGGGCGGPRAAAPPPPELETLLEQLPAGFRERVAEWRNHPRVAGLRDEARARLFRLVQRTAQWLKEGRVTEEAALRMANWLEPLLRRESYLALLLERPSVHEQLLHLLGAAKWPARYLLQHPGVIDELVGDALLTERFVVADFERELGMRLASLRSTGEDDDETLLNLLRRAQHAETFRTLARDVERRITVEQVADDLSALADSVLRITSQWCWSRLKNRHRDEPQFAIIGYGKLGGKELGYGSDLDIVFVFDDDDERAPEVYAAFVRKLINWLTVKTGEGDLYEIDTALRPNGNSGLLVTSFEAYANYQQQRGSNTAWTWEHQAMTRARFVMGSAALQARFDSVREAVITSTRDPAALRGEIVTMRERVRSAHPTPPGKFDVKHSTGGMVDAEFAVQYLVLSQSSAHPELRGNVGNIALLQRAEQVGLLPAGVGHAAADAYRELRRVQHVARLDETPTQVTPPALQAEREAVLALWHAVFVADPGTPTG; encoded by the coding sequence ATGCAACCTTCCTCCTCTGACCCCCGCTGCAACCAACCCATTCCTGATGGGCCGCTGGCCGAGCACTCCCGCTTCTACCAGCGCCTGCACCGCCGTTACGCCAACGACCTGGCACTGCTGCCCCCGGGCACCCCGGTGCTGGCCACCATGGAGCAGGCGTATGACGCGCTCATTGCCCGGGGTTGCGACACCGGCACGGCCTTGCGGATGCTGCGTCAGCTGGTCATGGAGCGGATCATCCAGCTCGATTGCGAAACCCAGGCGCCCCTCTCAGGGATCACCCGTGCGGTGACCGAGCTGGCTGAATTGGCCCTGGACCGTGCCTGCCGCCAGGCACGCCGCGAGTTGGACGAGCGCCACGGCGCACCGTGTGGACCAGAGGGGCAGGCCGTCCAACTCTGGATCATCGGCATGGGCAAGCTGGGGGCGCGCGAGCTGAACGTCTCCAGCGACATCGATCTCATCTACGTTTACGAACACGATGGAGAGACTGCAGGCATGGCCGATGGCCGGGGCCGTATCTCCAACCACGAATACTTTGCACGCGCCGTCAAAGCCATCTACGGACTGGTGGGCGATACCACGGAGCATGGATTCGTGTTCCGTGTCGACCTGGCGCTGCGTCCCAACGGAAACTCTGGCCCTGCGTCGGTGTCGCTGGCGGCCCTGGAGGAATACCTGCAGCTGCATGGCCGCGAGTGGGAGCGTTTTGCCTGGCTCAAAAGCCGCGTGGTGGCCCCGCGCGACTGCATTGGCAGCCCCGAAGTGCAGGCGCTGCGTGGCGTGGTTTTGCCCTTTGTGTTCCGCCGTTACCTCGACTACAGCGTGTTCGACGCGCTGCGGTCCCTGCACAGTCAGATCCGCGACCATGCTGCCAAACGCAGCGCGGGCCACCCGGAGCGCGCCAACGATGTGAAGCTCTCGCGCGGTGGCATCCGCGAGATCGAATTCACCGTGCAGTTGTTGCAGGTAGTGCGTGGCGGGCAGTTCCCGGAGCTTCGCCGCCGCCCCACACTCGACGCATTGCAACGGCTCGCCCATGCAGGCCTCATGCCGCAAGAGACAGCCGATGCGCTGGCGCGGGCCTACGTGTTCCTGCGCCGGGTAGAGCACCGCATCCAGTACCTCGATGACCAGCAAACCCATGTGCTGCCCACGCGCGACGATGATCTGGCTTGGATTGCCCACACCCTGGGGTTCAAGGATTGTTGCGCGTTCCTGCACGAGCTGGATGCCCACCGCGAACTGGTGGCACAGGAGTTCGACACCCTGCTGGGGGGCAACGGCAAGAAGCAATGCAACGGAGGCGGCTGCGGCGGCCCCCGTGCTGCAGCGCCCCCACCCCCCGAGCTGGAAACCTTGCTGGAGCAACTGCCCGCCGGGTTCCGCGAGCGCGTGGCCGAATGGCGCAACCACCCGCGAGTCGCGGGTCTGCGCGACGAGGCGCGCGCGCGCCTATTCCGCTTGGTGCAACGCACAGCGCAATGGCTCAAGGAAGGTCGCGTCACCGAAGAAGCCGCACTGCGCATGGCCAATTGGCTGGAGCCGCTGCTGCGGCGCGAGAGCTACCTCGCGCTGCTGCTGGAGAGGCCCTCGGTGCACGAGCAATTGCTGCACCTGCTGGGCGCCGCGAAGTGGCCCGCCCGGTACCTGCTGCAGCACCCCGGCGTGATCGACGAACTGGTGGGCGACGCCCTGCTGACAGAACGGTTTGTGGTCGCCGACTTCGAGCGCGAACTGGGCATGCGCCTGGCGTCGCTGCGCTCCACCGGAGAGGACGACGACGAGACACTGCTCAACCTGCTGCGCCGTGCCCAGCATGCCGAGACCTTCCGCACCCTGGCACGGGACGTGGAGCGCCGCATCACCGTCGAACAGGTGGCCGACGATCTCAGCGCCTTGGCCGACAGCGTGCTGCGCATCACCAGCCAATGGTGCTGGAGCCGCCTTAAAAACCGCCACCGCGACGAACCCCAATTCGCCATCATTGGTTACGGCAAGCTGGGCGGCAAGGAGTTGGGCTATGGCAGCGACCTCGACATCGTTTTTGTGTTCGATGACGATGACGAGCGCGCCCCCGAGGTTTATGCGGCCTTTGTGCGCAAGCTCATCAACTGGCTGACCGTCAAGACAGGTGAAGGCGACCTCTACGAAATCGACACCGCACTGCGGCCCAATGGCAACTCAGGCCTGCTGGTGACGAGCTTCGAGGCCTACGCCAACTACCAGCAGCAGCGCGGCAGCAACACCGCCTGGACCTGGGAACACCAGGCCATGACACGCGCGCGGTTCGTGATGGGCAGTGCAGCCTTGCAGGCCCGCTTCGATTCTGTGCGCGAAGCCGTCATCACATCCACCCGCGACCCGGCGGCCTTGCGCGGCGAGATCGTGACCATGCGCGAGCGCGTGCGATCAGCCCATCCCACGCCCCCCGGTAAATTTGACGTCAAACACAGCACAGGCGGCATGGTGGATGCCGAGTTTGCGGTGCAGTACCTGGTGTTGTCACAGTCGTCAGCTCATCCTGAGTTGCGGGGCAACGTGGGCAACATTGCCTTGTTGCAGCGTGCCGAACAGGTGGGTTTGCTGCCTGCCGGTGTGGGCCACGCTGCGGCGGATGCCTACCGGGAACTGCGGCGTGTGCAGCACGTAGCGCGCCTGGACGAGACCCCCACCCAGGTCACTCCCCCCGCGCTGCAGGCCGAACGTGAAGCCGTGCTGGCACTCTGGCATGCTGTTTTTGTGGCGGACCCGGGCACGCCAACCGGCTAA